The Solanum pennellii chromosome 11, SPENNV200 genome contains a region encoding:
- the LOC107003034 gene encoding putative pentatricopeptide repeat-containing protein At1g09680, with product MFTMTISRKALKETLSPPLHHLSTTTTTTSPXXPPPPPSPHHHQDSSDPILKTLSEAIKNSPSKPLQVSLKPLLPSLKPHHIINLINLNPHSLPPSSLLSFFTWLSTSNPSRFCHTLHTYSTMTLFLYTHKMYPQGHSFINTIVSRKGKDSAFTVFQAFLKAKGTNFTSFVNVLNGLIDVYLDLGFVSDAIQCFRLIQKNKIKFPFQSCTKVLEYLMKLNSSMVAFDFYKELLEYGYPANVYFFNVLMSKLCKEGKMMEARSVFTEMWKRNLRPSVVSFNTLINGYCRLGDMDAGYRLKKEMEERGISPDVYTYSALINGLCKKFWMSDANELFNEMCVKGLVPNVVIFTTLINGHCKDGSVALAMDTYQQMLKQGVEPDLITYNTLVNGLCKSGDLGEARKLIHVMVEKGLKPDKITYTTVIDGCCKEGDLDGAFEIKKVMVDNKIELDDVAYTALITGLCRQGRTFDADRVLTEMLNVGLKPDDPIYTVVIDGFCKKGDIKMGFKLLRQMQSNGHAPNVITYNVLLNGLCRQGQMRNAEMLLQAMLNLGLNPDDITYNILLEGHCKHGNPDEYDKLRAEMGLVHDYATYTSLVSSLSRSSKRQPKKSFM from the exons ATGTTCACAATGACCATCTCAAGAAAAGCACTAAAAGAAACCCTTTCTCCTCCCTTACACCACctctccaccaccaccaccaccaccagccC NNNNNNacccccacccccaccctcACCCCACCACCATCAAGATTCATCAGACCCAATACTCAAAACCCTTTCAGAAGCCATAAAAAACTCTCCTTCTAAACCCCTTCAAGTTTCCCTCAAACCCCTCCTTCCATCTCTTAAACCCCATCACATAATCAATCTCATTAACCTTAATCCTCACTCTTTacctccttcttctcttctctcctTCTTCACATGGCTTTCAACTTCCAACCCTTCAAGATTTTGCCACACACTTCATACCTATTCCACTATGACCCTTTTTCTTTACACCCACAAAATGTATCCACAAGGTCACTCTTTTATCAACACTATTGTTTCAAGAAAAGGTAAAGACTCAGCCTTTACTGTTTTTCAAGCATTCTTGAAAGCTAAAGGTACAAACTTTACATCTTTTGTGAATGTTTTGAATGGACTTATTGATGTTTATTTGGATTTGGGGTTTGTTTCTGATGCTATTCAGTGCTTTAGGCTTattcaaaagaataaaattaagttCCCTTTTCAAAGTTGCACTAaggttcttgaatatttaatgaAGCTTAATTCATCAATGGTAGCTTTTGATTTTTATAAGGAGCTTTTGGAATATGGATATCCCGCAAATGtgtatttctttaatgttttgatGAGTAAGTTGTGTAAGGAAGGTAAAATGATGGAAGCTCGGTCGGTGTTTACTGAGATGTGGAAGAGGAATTTGAGACCTAGTGTTGTTAGTTTCAATACTTTGATTAATGGGTATTGTAGATTAGGTGATATGGATGCAGGGTATAggttgaaaaaagaaatggagGAAAGAGGAATTTCCCCTGATGTTTATACGTATAGTGCTTTGATCAACGGTCTTTGCAAGAAGTTTTGGATGAGCGATGCGAATGAGTTGTTTAATGAGATGTGTGTTAAAGGTTTGGTTCCGAATGTTGTTATTTTCACGACTTTGATTAATGGCCATTGCAAGGATGGTAGTGTTGCTTTGGCTATGGACACTTATCAACAAATGCTGAAGCAAGGGGTGGAACCAGATTTAATTACATATAACACACTTGTTAATGGACTTTGCAAGAGTGGGGATTTAGGGGAAGCGAGGAAGCTCATTCATGTGATGGTTGAAAAGGGCTTGAAGCCCGATAAGATCACATACACAACAGTTATTGATGGATGTTGTAAGGAGGGAGATTTAGATGGAGCATTTGAGATTAAAAAAGTGATGGTTGATAACAAAATTGAACTTGATGATGTAGCATATACAGCCCTTATTACAGGTTTGTGTCGCCAAGGGCGAACATTTGATGCAGATAGGGTTTTAACCGAAATGTTGAATGTCGGTTTAAAGCCTGATGACCCCATTTATACTGTGGTTATTGATGGTTTCTGTAAGAAGGGAGATATTAAGATGGGTTTTAAGTTGCTAAGGCAGATGCAAAGTAATGGACATGCACCTAATGTTATAACTTACAACGTGCTTTTGAATGGTCTATGCAGACAAGGACAGATGAGAAACGCTGAAATGCTATTACAAGCTATGCTTAATCTAGGTTTGAATCCGGATGACATTACCTATAACATTCTCTTGGAAGGGCATTGCAAGCATGGGAATCCTGATGAATATGATAAGCTACGTGCTGAAATGGGGCTTGTGCATGACTATGCTACTTATACTTCACTAGTTAGTAGCTTAAGTAGGAGCTCAAAACGTCAGCCCAAGAAGTCTTTCATGTAA